A portion of the Stigmatella aurantiaca DW4/3-1 genome contains these proteins:
- a CDS encoding HlyD family efflux transporter periplasmic adaptor subunit, with product MLEFLYRFYERDVGSEDYRGTLLLAFVVVASSIGLLGILATRPLHEVYTAEGHVEPGHVEQFHSEADGIIQQNQLQLGMTYEPGQPVFTVAPHGGGAPRIYASPCRCVVTRSDLLHRTAGPVREGELVAEFSDTTHWNVRFPLQGRWRSSISPGAKVHVLEGDRASVVGSVDRVYPQSQGMPHVEAAASVPGSHALSPGSQVTVKVEVPPVSLGRLFVESLGRQTR from the coding sequence GTGCTCGAGTTCCTGTACCGCTTTTATGAACGTGACGTGGGCTCCGAGGACTACCGCGGCACCCTGCTGCTGGCGTTCGTCGTGGTGGCCTCCAGCATCGGCTTGCTGGGCATATTGGCCACCCGTCCCTTGCACGAGGTCTACACGGCGGAGGGACATGTCGAGCCCGGACACGTGGAACAGTTTCACAGCGAGGCGGATGGCATCATCCAGCAGAACCAGCTCCAGCTCGGCATGACCTACGAGCCTGGCCAGCCCGTGTTCACCGTGGCCCCCCATGGAGGCGGGGCGCCCCGGATCTATGCCTCGCCCTGCCGTTGTGTGGTGACCCGCTCTGACCTGCTCCACCGCACGGCAGGACCCGTTCGCGAGGGCGAGTTGGTGGCGGAGTTCTCCGACACCACGCATTGGAACGTCCGCTTTCCCTTGCAAGGGCGCTGGCGGAGCAGCATCTCACCTGGAGCCAAGGTGCACGTGCTCGAGGGAGACCGGGCGTCTGTGGTGGGCTCGGTGGATCGCGTGTACCCCCAATCCCAGGGCATGCCCCACGTGGAGGCGGCCGCCTCCGTGCCGGGCAGCCACGCGCTGTCTCCAGGCAGCCAGGTGACGGTGAAGGTCGAAGTGCCACCCGTCTCCCTGGGACGGCTCTTCGTGGAGAGCCTGGGGCGGCAAACCAGATGA
- a CDS encoding ATP-binding cassette domain-containing protein — protein MKALLRYLHAGYGAYWAILLALIAFVSLFSFLIPSSFKVVVDSLLPWGTSRQFHLFSLFVLLMVLNRTVLNALQDYLFLRLRQLIEKGLLKRYFESVITLPIARLSALGEGELVNRLSLILVNFQMLLPEFVYYCAYALFVSLAVMGVLYLVNPAFLLISLGFLTLHALNFALHHSASRRFSTGYVTAKGQLASAYVDIFKGRKLITLTGTEQFLLQSLDQDNRTLHQAAFRRDLAESGQALWQQMLHGATYLALVSTGALAMFKGVLSAGDLALSLLLIGFAYEPVYRLSRLSKALAEADAQFARVLPLLSESSRRAGRGPSPGRLERLELRGVTFKRSDREVLRSVDCEFLPGHIYVIQGPSGGGKTTFFHLLSGLLQPTQGQVLWNGRDVGTLSSAELSQWMTYCPQQSLLLDGTVEENITLFDGAPDRARLAEALHRSTASAFVSEDQAASLKVENEGTNFSGGQKQRLHLARAWYHAAPVMLFDEPTASMDTGNEEAFFQRLSEAAADRIILIISHRPLVHRYATQVLQLAHGTLRRLE, from the coding sequence GTGAAGGCCCTGCTGCGCTATCTGCACGCGGGCTATGGGGCCTACTGGGCGATCCTCCTGGCGCTGATCGCCTTCGTCTCCCTCTTCTCGTTTCTGATCCCCAGCAGCTTCAAGGTGGTGGTCGACTCCCTGCTGCCGTGGGGCACCTCTCGCCAGTTCCACCTGTTCAGCCTCTTCGTCCTGCTGATGGTGCTCAACCGCACCGTGCTCAACGCTTTGCAGGACTACCTGTTTCTGCGCCTGCGGCAGCTCATCGAAAAGGGGTTGCTCAAGCGCTATTTCGAGTCGGTCATCACCCTGCCCATCGCGCGCCTGTCCGCGCTGGGGGAAGGCGAGCTGGTCAATCGCCTCTCATTGATTCTCGTCAACTTCCAGATGCTGCTCCCTGAGTTCGTCTATTACTGCGCCTACGCCCTGTTCGTATCGCTGGCCGTGATGGGGGTGCTGTATCTGGTCAACCCTGCTTTTCTGCTGATCAGCCTGGGATTTCTGACGCTGCACGCCCTCAACTTCGCCCTCCATCACTCCGCCAGCCGCCGCTTCTCGACAGGCTACGTCACCGCCAAGGGGCAACTGGCCAGCGCCTACGTCGACATCTTCAAGGGCCGCAAGCTCATCACCTTGACGGGGACCGAGCAGTTTCTCTTGCAATCCCTGGATCAGGACAACCGGACCCTCCATCAAGCAGCGTTCCGGCGTGACCTGGCCGAGAGCGGCCAAGCCCTGTGGCAACAAATGCTCCACGGGGCGACCTACCTGGCCTTGGTGTCCACGGGCGCGCTGGCCATGTTCAAGGGAGTTCTGTCGGCGGGAGATCTGGCCCTGAGCCTGCTGTTGATCGGCTTTGCCTACGAGCCCGTCTACCGCCTGAGCAGGCTCTCCAAGGCGCTGGCGGAGGCGGATGCCCAATTCGCACGGGTTCTGCCCCTGCTATCCGAGTCCTCCCGGCGCGCGGGGAGGGGCCCGAGCCCAGGCCGCCTCGAGCGGCTGGAGCTGCGGGGCGTGACGTTCAAGCGCTCGGACCGGGAGGTGCTGCGTTCCGTGGACTGTGAGTTCCTGCCGGGCCACATCTACGTCATCCAGGGACCCAGCGGAGGAGGCAAGACCACCTTCTTCCACCTGCTCTCGGGGCTCCTGCAACCCACCCAGGGGCAGGTGCTGTGGAACGGCCGGGACGTGGGCACCTTGTCTTCCGCGGAGCTGTCCCAGTGGATGACGTATTGTCCGCAGCAGAGCCTGTTGCTGGATGGCACCGTCGAGGAGAACATTACCCTCTTCGATGGCGCGCCCGACCGGGCGCGTCTCGCCGAAGCCTTGCACCGATCCACCGCCAGCGCCTTCGTGAGCGAGGATCAGGCCGCGTCCCTGAAAGTCGAGAACGAGGGCACGAACTTCTCGGGCGGGCAGAAGCAGCGGCTCCACCTGGCCCGCGCGTGGTATCATGCCGCCCCAGTGATGCTGTTCGATGAGCCCACCGCCAGCATGGACACCGGCAACGAGGAAGCATTCTTTCAACGCCTCTCGGAAGCAGCAGCGGACCGCATCATCCTGATCATCTCGCATCGCCCCCTGGTGCATCGCTACGCCACCCAGGTGCTGCAGTTGGCGCATGGCACCCTTCGGCGCTTGGAGTAG